AAAGATACATTTCAAAGCTTTCCGGAATTGACTGTCTGTCCGGAGGAGACAAAAGCTGAATTGCGGGGGCTGATAAATTATGCAGCTGGATTTAATACATATCATATAGAGTACGCAGCAGTCGGCGGGACCATTATTACCGATTCATATTGTGCAGGGATGAAAAATTCCTTTGGTGATGTTACAGGATTTTTGGTGATATCAAGGCAGAATAAGTGTTTAGAGGACTTCATTGGTGAGTTTGGCATTAGTAAAAGGGAAATGCAGGTTTTTTTAAATTCTGTGAATGGAAAGAGCAATAGAGAAATTGCATTACTACTGGACATTGCTGAACGGACCGTCGAAACCCATATGTCGCATATTTTTAACAAAACCTCTACAAATAACAGAATTGAACTATTTAACCTTGCAGGAAAATACAATCTAATTCCTAAAAACAGCCTTTTCTTCGCTTAATTATTTTTTCTACGTATTCTCCACGATGCTGATAGATTTCTGATCTTTTAAAATGAATGCAAATTCAGTACGGAGGTTCGGTATGAAGAAAAGAATGGACAAGAAAACAGCGCTTAAACGCGTTGTTGTTATCCTGACTGCTGCAGCGGCTCTATCAGTCATGGGATCCTGCAACCCTGCGACAGGCGGTGGAGGAGCTGACTTCGATGAGACTCTTTATTACACAAAGGCCGAGGTGGACGCGGCAGTTCAGGCAGCCGTTGATACAATTTCACCTGTTACCGGAACAGCCAGTGCGATTGCTCTGGCAGGCGTAGAATGGGCTGGACGGACTCCTGTCGGCTTTGCCGTACCAAATGGCGCCAGATGGGTTCTGGTGGAAATTATCGCGGATAACGGCAGTGCTTCAGACTATGGCTTTTTCATACAGTTCAGCAGTACCAGTGCCGGAGGCAGCATCGTTGCTCAGTTTGAATTAGCAGCGGGAGCCGGTTATTCACAGTTCATGGGACTGGCGGCCGTTCCTGCCGGCGCAACGACGATGTACGGCTGGCATGATACCGTCCACTCCGGAGCGACGGCTACCATAACGGGTGCAAATGTTTCAATACAGCCGAAGCTTTGGCTGAAATAGGATAATGGGGCAGGCAGAGGGTTAGCGCTTTGACGTTTTCTCCGGATAGAGGCTGGTGTAGAGCCTCATGGTTTCAGCATCAATCCTGCCCAAAAAATAAGACTCACTCATTGGAGAAAGCTTTTTCATCAGGCTGCCCTGTGAGTCTATATGCCCAAGGCCTATCAGGTGACCAATCTCATGTGCCAGGACGCCCTCTATGTAGTATGAATCAGCGGTATTAGTATAGAGGGTCGTGAATTTTGCAAGACTCATGTTCAAGATGATATCTGACTCTATAATATTCCCTTTTCTGTCAAACCAGTTCATGCAGTAGGCTACTTTCCCCGGCGGTATGTCTGAGGGCCAGTTGAGAAGAAATGAAACGGTATTCTTCCTGTCCTTTCTTAATCCGGCTCTGTTCCGTCCCGCATAGATGAAATTAAAATGAGTGGCCTCTCCCCATCGGCGAAAAGTATCTCTGACGGCCGTCTCGGTAACATCATTGGCCTCACGGTTAAGATAGAACAATACTTCATTGTCCTGCCGCAAATGTGTGCCCGCTAATAACCCGGTATTCTCGATATCGGATTTTATACATCCGGTAAGAATCAGAAGCGAAATAAGAGATAGAATAAGCATCCCTGCAGACATCAACCGCTTGATAACAATGACTCCTTTCCTGTCAGCTTGATGAT
The sequence above is drawn from the Oceanispirochaeta sp. genome and encodes:
- a CDS encoding matrixin family metalloprotease: HQADRKGVIVIKRLMSAGMLILSLISLLILTGCIKSDIENTGLLAGTHLRQDNEVLFYLNREANDVTETAVRDTFRRWGEATHFNFIYAGRNRAGLRKDRKNTVSFLLNWPSDIPPGKVAYCMNWFDRKGNIIESDIILNMSLAKFTTLYTNTADSYYIEGVLAHEIGHLIGLGHIDSQGSLMKKLSPMSESYFLGRIDAETMRLYTSLYPEKTSKR